A single genomic interval of Geotrypetes seraphini chromosome 1, aGeoSer1.1, whole genome shotgun sequence harbors:
- the LOC117360670 gene encoding putative nuclease HARBI1 isoform X2 — protein MFALQLYWLLRRRRRLEAAQRRDRGRERVDGARGAIVGQERANAARGAVARRERGYAARGAVVDQARVDRDRRAFVEQKRVHAVGGAVAAQGSVSAFRGAIVKQERTRGTFEGQERAYAAREVFVGQKRVHAVGVGIEGKRANAAFVGQEQGRAGAAAGAFVGQGRVDADPGAFVEQGGAHVHGAPVGQERKLGDASPGTLVRQGRLDGAPGVFIGQDGLPAAPNGAFIGLGQQGVAAAPDGTFVGLEQKTADAAPDGALMGLGQQELAAAAPDGAFMGQEVADAASGAPVEQEEADKQARGRRKTNGQRRQRVFNTRTTLLGLPEEEVVRRYGLSSVAIMALYEDLKDDLDPLTGRSHAIPGLVKLLSAIHFMASGSFQNTVAVVGGMEQSTFSRCFRQVLQAMTSRVRDYIQFPTQKQQWQDLKSDFCVVAGLPNVIGIIDCMHVALIPPRDREASFRNSKHFHSLNIQMVCDAHMNVLNVVPRFPGSCHDSYVLRHSALFRQFEEGMYGQGWLLGDAGYGCRPWLLTPVTHPKTPAEKRFNEAHISTHSVIERTFRALKSRFRCLDKASGALQYCPLKVAEIVLACCILHNFAVRYQVSADISPDLEEDPPCPPADARETTEDGSEVRSSLIVEYFA, from the exons ATGTTTGCGTTGCAGCTGTACTGGTTGCTGCGACGCAGGCGGAGGCTTGAGGCCGCCCAGCGACGGGATCGAGGAAGGGAGAGAGTAGATGGAGCCCGTGGAGCTATTGTGGGGCAGGAAAGAGCTAACGCAGCCCGCGGAGCCGTTGCGAGGCGGGAGAGAGGCTATGCAGCCCGTGGAGCTGTGGTGGATCAGGCGAGAGTCGATAGAGACCGTAGAGCCTTTGTGGAACAAAAGAGAGTTCACGCGGTCGGCGGAGCTGTTGCAGCGCAGGGGAGCGTAAGTGCGTTCCGTGGAGCTATTGTGAAGCAGGAGAGAACCCGGGGCACCTTTGAGGGACAAGAGCGAGCCTATGCAGCCCGTGAAGTCTTTGTGGGACAAAAGAGGGTTCACGCGGTCGGTGTGGGCATAGAGGGGAAGAGAGCGAATGCAGCCTTTGTGGGGCAGGAGCAAGGGAGAGCAGGTGCTGCCGCTGGAGCttttgtggggcaggggagagtaGACGCCGACCCTGGGGCATTTGTAGAACAGGGGGGAGCTCATGTGCACGGAGCTCCTGTGGGGCAGGAACGGAAGCTAGGAGATGCATCCCCTGGTACCCTTGTGAGGCAGGGAAGACTAGATGGAGCACCTGGTGTCTTTATAGGGCAGGACGGACTACCTGCAGCCCCTAATGGAGCATTTATAGGGCTGGGCCAGCAGGGAGTTGCTGCGGCTCCTGATGGAACCTTTGTAGGGTTGGAGCAGAAGACAGCAGATGCAGCTCCTGATGGAGCTCTGATGGGGCTGGGCCAGCAGGAATTGGCAGCAGCAGCCCCTGATGGAGCCTTTATGGGGCAGGAGGTAGCAGATGCAGCCTCTGGAGCCCCAGTGGAGCAGGAAGAGGCAGACAAACAAGCCCGGGGTCGTAGAAAGACGAATGGACAGCGACGGCAGCGTGTGTTCAATACCCGCACTACACTTTTAGGCCTTCCAGAGGAAGAGGTAGTGAGAAGGTATGGGCTAAGCTCCGTGGCCATTATGGCTTTATATGAGGATCTTAAAGATGACCTTGATCCTTTAACTGGCAGGTCTCATGCCATACCTGGCCTTGTGAAACTCTTGAGCGCAATACATTTTATGGCCTCTGGTTCTTTTCAAAACACTGTGGCAGTAGTTGGTGGAATGGAGCAGTCTACTTTTTCCAGATGTTTTCGCCAGGTATTACAAGCTATGACGAGTCGTGTTAGGGATTATATCCAGTTCCCTACTCAGAAACAGCAATGGCAGGATCTTAAAAGTGATTTTTGTGTTGTTGCTGGGCTACCAAATGTGATAGGTATAATAGATTGCATGCATGTAGCACTGATCCCACCTCGTGACAGGGAAGCATCTTTTCGCAACTCCAAGCATTTTCATTCTCTGAATATACAAATGGTGTGTGATGCACACATGAATGTTCTGAATGTAGTGCCCAGATTTCCAGGATCCTGTCATGACTCTTACGTCCTCCGTCACTCTGCTCTCTTCCGCCAGTTTGAGGAAGGCATGTATGGCCAAGGATGGTTGCTGG GTGATGCAGGGTATGGATGTCGCCCATGGCTTCTTACTCCTGTAACTCACCCAAAGACACCTGCAGAGAAGAGGTTCAACGAAGCACACATATCCACTCATTCTGTCATTGAACGTACCTTTCGTGCGTTAAAAAGTCGCTTCAGGTGCTTGGACAAAGCATCTGGTGCCTTGCAGTACTGCCCCCTCAAAGTGGCTGAGATTGTGCTTGCCTGCTGCATTCTTCATAACTTTGCTGTCAGGTATCAGGTGTCGGCCGACATTAGTCCAGATCTTGAGGAGGATCCACCATGCCCTCCTGCAGATGCCAGAGAAACTACTGAAGATGGGAGTGAGGTCCGCAGCAGCTTGATTGTGGAGTACTTTGCTT
- the LOC117360670 gene encoding uncharacterized protein LOC117360670 isoform X1, translating to MFALQLYWLLRRRRRLEAAQRRDRGRERVDGARGAIVGQERANAARGAVARRERGYAARGAVVDQARVDRDRRAFVEQKRVHAVGGAVAAQGSVSAFRGAIVKQERTRGTFEGQERAYAAREVFVGQKRVHAVGVGIEGKRANAAFVGQEQGRAGAAAGAFVGQGRVDADPGAFVEQGGAHVHGAPVGQERKLGDASPGTLVRQGRLDGAPGVFIGQDGLPAAPNGAFIGLGQQGVAAAPDGTFVGLEQKTADAAPDGALMGLGQQELAAAAPDGAFMGQEVADAASGAPVEQEEADKQARGRRKTNGQRRQRVFNTRTTLLGLPEEEVVRRYGLSSVAIMALYEDLKDDLDPLTGRSHAIPGLVKLLSAIHFMASGSFQNTVAVVGGMEQSTFSRCFRQVLQAMTSRVRDYIQFPTQKQQWQDLKSDFCVVAGLPNVIGIIDCMHVALIPPRDREASFRNSKHFHSLNIQMVCDAHMNVLNVVPRFPGSCHDSYVLRHSALFRQFEEGMYGQGWLLGDAGYGCRPWLLTPVTHPKTPAEKRFNEAHISTHSVIERTFRALKSRFRCLDKASGALQYCPLKVAEIVLACCILHNFAVRYQVSADISPDLEEDPPCPPADARETTEDGSEVRSSLIVEYFACQEITAVEVIGQKLLHRCEQGKQQENL from the exons ATGTTTGCGTTGCAGCTGTACTGGTTGCTGCGACGCAGGCGGAGGCTTGAGGCCGCCCAGCGACGGGATCGAGGAAGGGAGAGAGTAGATGGAGCCCGTGGAGCTATTGTGGGGCAGGAAAGAGCTAACGCAGCCCGCGGAGCCGTTGCGAGGCGGGAGAGAGGCTATGCAGCCCGTGGAGCTGTGGTGGATCAGGCGAGAGTCGATAGAGACCGTAGAGCCTTTGTGGAACAAAAGAGAGTTCACGCGGTCGGCGGAGCTGTTGCAGCGCAGGGGAGCGTAAGTGCGTTCCGTGGAGCTATTGTGAAGCAGGAGAGAACCCGGGGCACCTTTGAGGGACAAGAGCGAGCCTATGCAGCCCGTGAAGTCTTTGTGGGACAAAAGAGGGTTCACGCGGTCGGTGTGGGCATAGAGGGGAAGAGAGCGAATGCAGCCTTTGTGGGGCAGGAGCAAGGGAGAGCAGGTGCTGCCGCTGGAGCttttgtggggcaggggagagtaGACGCCGACCCTGGGGCATTTGTAGAACAGGGGGGAGCTCATGTGCACGGAGCTCCTGTGGGGCAGGAACGGAAGCTAGGAGATGCATCCCCTGGTACCCTTGTGAGGCAGGGAAGACTAGATGGAGCACCTGGTGTCTTTATAGGGCAGGACGGACTACCTGCAGCCCCTAATGGAGCATTTATAGGGCTGGGCCAGCAGGGAGTTGCTGCGGCTCCTGATGGAACCTTTGTAGGGTTGGAGCAGAAGACAGCAGATGCAGCTCCTGATGGAGCTCTGATGGGGCTGGGCCAGCAGGAATTGGCAGCAGCAGCCCCTGATGGAGCCTTTATGGGGCAGGAGGTAGCAGATGCAGCCTCTGGAGCCCCAGTGGAGCAGGAAGAGGCAGACAAACAAGCCCGGGGTCGTAGAAAGACGAATGGACAGCGACGGCAGCGTGTGTTCAATACCCGCACTACACTTTTAGGCCTTCCAGAGGAAGAGGTAGTGAGAAGGTATGGGCTAAGCTCCGTGGCCATTATGGCTTTATATGAGGATCTTAAAGATGACCTTGATCCTTTAACTGGCAGGTCTCATGCCATACCTGGCCTTGTGAAACTCTTGAGCGCAATACATTTTATGGCCTCTGGTTCTTTTCAAAACACTGTGGCAGTAGTTGGTGGAATGGAGCAGTCTACTTTTTCCAGATGTTTTCGCCAGGTATTACAAGCTATGACGAGTCGTGTTAGGGATTATATCCAGTTCCCTACTCAGAAACAGCAATGGCAGGATCTTAAAAGTGATTTTTGTGTTGTTGCTGGGCTACCAAATGTGATAGGTATAATAGATTGCATGCATGTAGCACTGATCCCACCTCGTGACAGGGAAGCATCTTTTCGCAACTCCAAGCATTTTCATTCTCTGAATATACAAATGGTGTGTGATGCACACATGAATGTTCTGAATGTAGTGCCCAGATTTCCAGGATCCTGTCATGACTCTTACGTCCTCCGTCACTCTGCTCTCTTCCGCCAGTTTGAGGAAGGCATGTATGGCCAAGGATGGTTGCTGG GTGATGCAGGGTATGGATGTCGCCCATGGCTTCTTACTCCTGTAACTCACCCAAAGACACCTGCAGAGAAGAGGTTCAACGAAGCACACATATCCACTCATTCTGTCATTGAACGTACCTTTCGTGCGTTAAAAAGTCGCTTCAGGTGCTTGGACAAAGCATCTGGTGCCTTGCAGTACTGCCCCCTCAAAGTGGCTGAGATTGTGCTTGCCTGCTGCATTCTTCATAACTTTGCTGTCAGGTATCAGGTGTCGGCCGACATTAGTCCAGATCTTGAGGAGGATCCACCATGCCCTCCTGCAGATGCCAGAGAAACTACTGAAGATGGGAGTGAGGTCCGCAGCAGCTTGATTGTGGAGTACTTTGCTT